From Medicago truncatula cultivar Jemalong A17 chromosome 7, MtrunA17r5.0-ANR, whole genome shotgun sequence, a single genomic window includes:
- the LOC11435914 gene encoding cation/calcium exchanger 2: MSQMSQSKRMFFTLFLNTSFLLLFCVFLVLHFQSYEHVFLRNKTNNNNRNFVSGVTDDEDCKSFHSLSDYKAKCFYLKSNNPCVTQGYVDYLYIFYCKIGNFPLLGHTLLFLWLLVLFYLLANTASEYFCPSLDNLSKVLRLSPTIAGVTLLSLGNGANDVFATLVSFKGNGTQGIGFNTVLGGASFISCVVVGIISISVRHREIRVQKSALIRDVCFLLFVLVCLFSVFINGEINVVVAVGFCLMYVVYVAIVYVTSSKRKGVCDEDDVDYGDSRIHGNGNDLDVPLLGFMEKGMVQVHSNSNGLQECEFKIEKNISCCEKSSIFRMLLYVLDMPLYLPRRLTIPVVCEEKWSKAYAVSSAILSPLLLAFLWIPYKENSFSNSSSLIVYGIGLLVGIILGVTAIFTTEASNPPRKFLLPWLAAGFMMSVTWSYISAQELVGLLVSLGFICGVNPSILGLTVLAWGNSIGDLVTNLTMALNGGPEGAQIAISGCYAGPIFNTVVGLGLSLVTSTWSEYPSSIVIPRDPYLWETLAFLVVGLIWALVVLIRRDMKLDGMLGGGLLAIYFISLILRLTQTLGSLQFKDILV, encoded by the coding sequence ATGTCACAAATGTCACAATCCAAACGCATGTTTTTCACTTTGTTCTTAAACACATCTTTCcttttgttgttttgtgtttttcttgttcttCACTTTCAATCCTATGAACATGTTTTTCTCAGAAACAAAACCAACAATAATAACAGAAACTTTGTCTCTGGTGTCACTGATGATGAGGATTGTAAAAGTTTTCATAGCTTAAGTGATTATAAAGCTAAGTGCTTTTACCTTAAATCAAACAACCCTTGTGTCACACAAGGCTATGTTGATTACCTTTACATTTTCTATTGCAAAATTGGAAATTTCCCTTTATTGGGTCATACCCTTTTGTTTCTATGGTTATTGGTTCTCTTCTATCTTTTAGCTAATACAGCTTCTGAGTATTTTTGTCCTTCTCTTGATAATCTCTCCAAAGTTTTGAGGCTTTCACCAACTATTGCTGGTGTCACTCTTCTCTCTCTTGGTAATGGTGCTAATGATGTTTTTGCCACGCTTGTTTCTTTCAAAGGTAATGGGACACAAGGCATTGGATTCAACACTGTTCTTGGTGGTGCTTCTTTTATTTCATGTGTTGTTGTGGGAATTATAAGTATTTCAGTTAGACATAGAGAGATTCGTGTTCAAAAATCTGCTTTGATAAGAGATGTTTGTTTTCTTCTGTTTGTTCTTGTTTGTTTGTTCAGTGTCTTCATCAATGGTGAAATCAATGTTGTTGTGGCAGTTGGTTTTTGtttgatgtatgtggtttatgtTGCTATTGTTTATGTCACATCTAGCAAAAGAAAAGGTGTTtgtgatgaagatgatgttgattatggtgaTTCAAGAATTCATGGCAATGGCAATGATTTAGATGTTCCTCTACTTGGTTTTATGGAGAAGGGAATGGTTCAGGTACATAGCAATTCAAATGGACTTCAAGAATGTGAGTTCAAAATTGAGAAGAATATTTCTTGCTGTGAAAAATCTTCAATATTTAGAATGTTACTTTATGTTTTGGATATGCCTCTTTACTTGCCTAGGAGATTAACAATTCCTGTTGTTTGTGAAGAAAAATGGTCTAAAGCATATGCAGTTTCTTCAGCTATACTTTCACCACTTTTATTAGCTTTCCTTTGGATTCCATACAAGGAAAACAGTTTCTCCAATTCATCAAGCCTAATAGTTTATGGAATTGGGTTACTGGTTGGAATTATATTGGGAGTAACAGCAATTTTCACAACTGAGGCATCAAATCCTCCAAGAAAATTCTTGTTGCCATGGCTAGCTGCAGGGTTTATGATGAGTGTGACATGGAGTTACATTTCAGCTCAAGAGTTAGTAGGGTTGTTAGTTTCACTTGGTTTCATATGTGGTGTTAATCCTTCAATACTTGGATTAACAGTACTTGCTTGGGGGAATTCAATTGGTGATTTAGTAACTAATTTGACAATGGCTTTAAATGGTGGGCCAGAGGGGGCTCAAATAGCAATTTCAGGTTGTTATGCTGGTCCTATCTTCAATACAGTTGTTGGATTGGGATTATCTCTTGTTACATCTACTTGGAGTGAGTACCCTTCATCTATTGTGATTCCTAGAGATCCATATTTGTGGGAGACATTGGCTTTTTTGGTTGTTGGATTGATTTGGGCACTTGTTGTTTTGATTAGAAGAGATATGAAGCTTGATGGAATGTTAGGTGGAGGACTTTTAGCTATTTACTTCATTTCTCTTATTCTTAGGCTTACTCAAACACTTGGTTCTCTTCAATTTAAGGATATATTAGTGTGA
- the LOC11430153 gene encoding protein PHOTOSYSTEM I ASSEMBLY 2, chloroplastic, whose translation MKPNIGAIIHVHKASMASPTIQMATSKFVLSQNSSALKISSLPNKPITFVGSNFKVHVLSSNNNGAASSCSSHGSASSLKKDENRRRSNLESLFCYDKAIPEEIIEKPVGLSLAEKAIGNNTRCNDCHAKGAVLCATCAGSGLYVDSIMESQGIIVKVRCLGCGGTGNIMCTECGGRGHLGSK comes from the exons ATGAAACCGAACATTGGAGCAATAATACACGTTCATAAAGCATCAATGGCTTCACCTACTATTCAAATGGCAACCTCAAAATTCGTTCTTTCGCAAAACTCATCAGCGTTGAAGATTTCCAGTCTTCCCAATAAACCAATCACTTTCGTTGGGTCCAATTTCAAAGTTCACGTTCTTTCCTCTAACAACAATGGTGCAGCTTCTAGCTGCTCTTCTCATGGG TCTGCATCAAGTTTAAAAAAAGATGAGAACAGACGCCGAAGTAATCTTGAATCTCTGTTTTGTTATGATAAAGCTATCCCAGAAGAAATAATTGAGAAGCCTGTTGGGTTATCTTTGGCTGAAAAAGCTATTGGTAACAATACCAGATGCAATGACTGTCATGCCAAAGGTGCCGTGCTTTGCGCCACTTGTGCTGGTTCAGGTCTATATGTTGACTCCATAATGGAAAGTCAGGGCATAATTGTTAAAGTTCGTTGCCTAG GTTGTGGGGGAACTGGTAATATAATGTGTACAGAATGCGGGGGACGAGGTCATCTGGGATCCAAATGA